The nucleotide sequence CCGCTGACTAAGCGATTGAAACAGGGCACCCTACTAGACGGAGGAACAAACGGTGATCTTGAATACTGGATGAAAGCCGCACGGTATTCAGTGCCCTGGGtaccaagtcaagtcaagtcaagtcaatatttatttccaAAAAACCCAAGGCTTGTAATAGAGGAAAACCACAGACCTACCATGAGCAACGTCTGTGACACCGCAAACAACAGAAAATGAAGCCACACCTATGTGAAGTATGCCAGCGGATGTTCCAAGTAttgcacttgtgtgtgtgtgtgtgtgtgtgtgtgtgtgtgtgtgtgtgtgtgtgtgtgtgtgtgcgtgcgtgtgtgtgtgtttcacggTCAGTGAGTATCACTCCAGTAGAATCTTTTCCCCGAAGTTCTTCTGCCGCAGTTTTCATCGTGGGGCAGACGGGGCTTTTAGTTTTAATACCACACCAATAGTCTGctcgttgtttttgtttaggTTCATGTTTGTTTCAATAAGCTTACCCAGTCAGCTGTTGAACATGCACTCCTTGGAATTTACATTTAAATGCACAGATGACGATGCAAGTGCGCTGTAGACTTCCTTGAGTTGCCAAATTTGATATTAGTCACTCAACAACTAGACTCCACTCGTCTCGGTTGGAATGGACGGTCTGGGCTTAGATTATTTTGTCTTGAACTGACTTTATCTCCAAGTTATCGGTTTTGTTGTAGACTCTAGAGGCAAAATTCTTCATCCCGTGATTCGCTTAGGCTGTGAATCCTCATACAAACGTAATATGTCTGTATTAAAATCATATTCAAAGCATATATCGACGTGTTGCACAACTCAACACCGCCAGCGTCAAGTCGCAAATTCAAGTTCAGATAAAGAACCCCCAATTATTGTAAACTACACCTTTTGTCTGCTGAGCTGTTTGATTGTGAACAGCACAAATGTGATATATTATACACTTTATGTATCACACACGATTCTATTGTGTTACGGACGGGCATTGGGCTTTCCATATCTCCTTCAGCTTTGCAGGGCTTACTTGATgcacagtcacagtctcctcgGCTCGGAGTTTGCAAGGGTTCGACCAGCCGTGGAAAAATCCTCGCAGTCCCTTCAGTTTGAAAGGGGGCCCCAGCCTCTGTATACACAACGACACATACACGTCCTCCAAGTAAAAGAAAGGCACGTGAGGGGAAACGGAAATGACGTGGCGTGCCACATTGAGGCTGGTGACGTAAGTTGTCCCCGAGCAGAAGCCGGGGTAGGTTTTTTGAGGGTAAGCTTTGACGGAGGCGTACCACTTGGAGTTTTTGCTGCGGATGGGTTGGGCGTTTAAACGGCAGGACCCTCCGACTGCCGTGTGCAGCGTTGCATTCTCGCGTCTGACGATGTTGAGAAGATTGGGGACGTTGATCCACATGTCGTCGTCAGCTTTCAACAAAAACCTGTGGAGCAAAAATAAAGTGAATAGTATAAAGACCACTGTGGAACTCACCCTTTAAGCCCCACACCCCGCCCCtacctttaaaaaacaaaaaacttgcttttcagatttcctgttcATATAATCTGTTAATCTAACTACATTTGAAGAATCCCTCCTTTAAGTTAAAGATATGAACATTTCAGAGGTCTTTTAAATAACGGTGTTCCCCTGTACAAatattattgttttgtttagaaGTCATGCGTAGGAAGGCGTCTGGGATTACTTTCTGTGCTGTCAAATGTGCATACAATGTTAGAACAGttagagagacagtgagagggagGGTTGGGATGGCAGAAAGGCCCGCAGTCGTCCAGGCAAGAGAACAATCATGGGCATGCGTCTTGTTTGCAGAGGTAGAGGtatgcaaacagacagacgaggaGATGTACGTACACATACAAGCATCTTCTAAAATGTGATGCTTGGACTGCGATAGGAGTACTTGGTTCTCTGTTGTGGTAgtgatccaagggaagtaatttacaACTTCCGGTAGCAACGATGGCTTAGTGGGACCATTACATCTTCACTCTTCAACACCTCACTGTCCTGCTCTTTTAGCTCTCAGGCTTCTATATATCACCTGCTCTCGCGCCCTCCTTTCTGGCTGCTAATGTCAGCCTGCACAGACATTCTTTCCCTCCGCCTTATCGCCTTGTTCTTTCACCTCCTCTCTTTCGTGAATTTCAAGTGCGGACATCAACGGTATTGGGTACACGTTTCCGTGTAACCAACGATCTTCCAGTTATTTGGTCgcaaaagcaaagaaaaaaccCCATTGTTCTCCTGTCGTTGTTACCAGCGTATACAATTACAAGAGTAAAATAGTCATCAAATGTACTCACCTGGCATTGCCGCAGAACCGGGTGGCCCAGCGCATGGCCGTCAACGTCTTTAACGTAAGGTTGGAGTAGCTGTCCATGAAGTCATACATGATGATGTCACCGTGACGAGCCTGCTCCTCATGTGCGCTCTTCATGGAGCGTTCACCCTGGGGAAGGGATGGAGGGGAGATTTATTTCACGGCCAAAAAACTGACGTGAATGTATCGAGAGTCGGTGAAGAACCGGCtgactgaatttttttttaaagcaagcagacagaaagacagacagacaagacagacagacaagacagaaagacaagacagaaagacagacagacaagacagacaagagagacagacaagacagacagacaagacagaaaagacagacagaaaagacagacagacaagacagacagacaagacagacagacaagacagacaagacagacaaagagaacaCTAGAAAGACAGACATTAGAGAGACATAAGAGATGACGAGAAGACAAggaacgcagacagacagacagacagaaaaaacgaacactagaaagacaaacacgcttaaaccaaagatAAACATCAAAAGGACATTAGGGATGATGGGAAGACAAGGTAGGCAGACTAAGAGACAAACAggaaggcaggcagacaggtacgcaggcagacagacagacagacagacagacaaacaggaaagCAGACAGACAGCACGGTAAGAAGGACGTCAAGCTGACGGAAGGACGGACAAAAAGACAAATGGAAAGGCGCCAAAGATAATTCTTGTCAAGCAAACAACGTAATTAAATTAACTTTCGTCGGACAGGTAAATATAAATTCAAGAAAAACTACCTGTGAAACAAGCGGTGTCAgctaacagagagagagagagagagagagagagagagagagagagagagagagagagagagagagagagagagagagagagagagagagagagatagcagtGGTAACCAAACAGCAAACCAACtcaaagggaaacaaccccttgCACTAACCTTGACCCTTCCTAAGAGGAAGACGTGCCTGATGTGCGCCGTGTTATTACGCGTCACGGACGCCCACGTGTCACGTATCGCTTGGCGTCTGCCCACCGCCCCGTGAGTGGTCAGTATCACGATGACCATCTCCACTTTCTGGCTTCTGTTTCCCATGCCCGTATTGCACACACCACAGTTTTCTATAAGCCCCGGAAAATTCGCGTTGAAACAGCCGTTACAGCTCACCGGACGGGTACCGTTGGGTAGAGACTGACTTTTGAAAGTGAAGGTCTGGTTGGACGTAGCTGTCGGTCCCTGCCTGGCCAGTTTACAATGGTCCATGATAGAAGGTGGTGGAACTGCTCCAAGAAACGATCCTAGCAGCACACTGGATTCTACGGATGGCACTCGCTGAGTTGTGAGTTTCTTTTGATTCTGTTGAGCGTTTGAAAACGGCGTAGTGGTGAAGAATGAGGCAGGCGCATCGTAGAAGGATGAGTTATCGATAAGATTCCTCACAGAAGTCCCCGCGATAATGCGAAACACCTCGCCAACACTGACCTTTAGGTCAGTTCCAACATTTTGAGAGCTGGCTGGCGAATGGCTGAGGTtctacacagagacagaaattgAATGTTTTTTCATTGCCTGGGTCAAATCATATTTTTACAGTTGAgaaatttcacaaagacaaaaaatgcacaaaaatcACGGGTTGTTGATTTAACCATACGTTGAAATTCagttatgtctgtctgtctgtctgtctgtctcgtcacTGTGGGTTGTATATACTTCATGTTTACATTAAGTTAAGAGCTTGACCACTATCACAATTTAAAAACTGCGATATTAGTGAATCTGGTCTCTAACTTTAACCAAATGGTTCAATTTTAACTATATACATGTACCTGTTGGGTCTCTGGGCTGAGAACCGAGCGACTAGCCGAGGATGCCATAGAAGGCATACCCCACTGTCTAATGGGGTAATCACGTTGAAGGCCTTTAGATGCAGAGTAGCGCTGGTGACTGGCCTCCAGTCGCTGATCGTTCAAGGTGACCTCCAGTACCACCAGACAAAAGACCGTGAAGCCCAGAAGACACACCAAGCTGATCTTCAGCGTGTTCCTGGAAACTGATGACGCCATAGCACGTGCCGGGCTTGGCTTTCTTTTTGAAAGGGTGAGTTTTTTTCTCAGGCAGGCAAGGTGGCGGGTGTTATGTATGGTGGACGAGTTTTCACATCCAAAATGGATGTCGGTCCATGTTTTGATGGTGTTGTTGTGAGTTTGCTACGTAGTTTGTCATACTATCTGGGACGTATTTTGAGAAAAACTAAATTGTTGCAGACTTTGTACAAGCCTCTTTTCCACTTGATGTTTTAATTACAGAAGCCATTATTTTAGACACGAAAAAAAACCTGCAACGGGAAAGGTTTCAAGAGCCATGTTTCCAACAGCAACTTACTATGTCGAAACAGGAACCTTGAAGCAGAACAAAGGCACTAATCCTCCAAAATGGCCGAAGTGAAATTCAAAGGCACACCTAGCTATTATAACACATACATAACTGCTGATTGTTGACTAGCTGTTTGTCACCCCGATGGACCACGAACCAGCAACGATCATATCAGAAGGAAGAAGGACATTCGCAGAAAGTCGATCACAGGTGATAACTCGTAGTATATGAACTGTGGTGTAAGTACGTATTTCTCTTGCCAGAGATTCAGCTCCGCCTTTCCTGTTCCTGTCCCGTTCACATCAATTCTGGTTCCTGcacacataacaaaaacaaaaatctttgcAACTTTCGCATCGCATTTCTTTTACTCCCGGGACATTACCCAACGCAGTAACGTAAATGCTTCGCAGTTACTAGGCTCCTCTAGCAACCTAGACATTTCTTTTTGAAAGTAAACATGTGcatggcgtctaaatattaatgtaaacaaaacgaaagttatagttttttccaggggtaaaattagaaataaaccattgtttacgtataatggcaatttaatcgaaatagtgtttgatgtaatgtacttgggccttaaaattaattataataataaattttcagtcgcacagaagaatctatatgatcgtgcctcaagggcaatgtttgttcttttgcgtacttgtagacaattgtcactgcctgtggacatacaagttgacctgttcgataaaatgattgctccaattttactATACGGATGTGaggtatggggttttggttcctgtgaacttgctactaaacttcaattgcgtttttataaaattgatttcaaactaaaaaaatcaactccaaatgctatgatatttggtgaatttggaagatatccactagatgttaatatgaaatgtagaatgctttgctattggtataaactgattagtcctattcataaaaataaattttcaagtattgtgtattgctttacttataaattgtatatcaacaagatgattgaatctaattatttattttttattgaaaaaaccttaaatgaaattggtctctctggcctttggacttttcaagaaaatgttcaatactcaagcgcatggtttaaaaagaaagtaaaaagaagcttgtatgaccagtatatccataaatggtttacagaaattggaaaaaaaaatgttttggaattatcgaatgtttaaagatattattgcatgtgaagactatgtcacacacctgccatatcagcaatgtgtttcaatgatgaagtttagaacattaaataacaatttgcctgtacagaaagaacgttatcttaacatcccgaggtcagaaagaacttgcaccaaatgtgtatcacaagacataggtgatgaattccattattaatttgtctgtgattttttcaaagaagaaagagctgagttgttaccaccttactattggaaaaaacctaatgcacttaaatttaaaaagttgtttgctaccacgaaaaagaaattgctaaagaatattttggattTTATTAATAGATATTGTAACagtttttcttaatttttttattttttttatattttttatttactatattagcatatattatatcatgattgtattgattgtatttattgttcaaaatgcccccaggggttatggactaataaaacttgaacttgaacttgcatAAGTAAGAGTTAATGGTAAGCCTACCGTCTCATGTACCGTCTTAAATAAAAGGAATGTATAGTCTTTAAATGCACAATTCTTATATTGAAAATATTTGAGCTCACAATCTCAGATATGAGCGGGGTTTTATATCGGATAAGATGATCCTAGCACTTGTAagataccaacaatgaacagccttggtgctctctgtgcactctgttttgtgtgtgggataAATTCATTAATCCATAAAAGAATTCCATCCCCCCACAGCAAGCAATCCGGGTGTTGATCGATAATTAATTTTGACTGGTAAAAGTAATACGCTTAGGGCCGAAGAGTTTTTTCAGTGGTTATATGATCATCATCATTTAATTTATATTGTTCAGTGACTACTCATTTGAATATTGCTATTGCACAGCTGCTGTAAACGACGCCATTTGAAAACTACAGACATTTACAGTCTTCACCTGTTAAAGGGAAAATGTGAGTGACTCCGTGATTGTGTGAACAGGTGTTTCGAAAAAGAAATCTGCCGTGGATATATATTCGCAAAATGCGCGACGGCCTGTATTTAATCAGTCCTCAAACAAATCTGACATTTTTCTGTTAGGACATGATCCTTGATGATCATTTTAATAATTTTTGATTTGATACGTATGCTCTCCTTGGGTTGTCTGTAAAACATTATGTACGCCATTGTCCCAACGTAATTCCtgtaaattaattttttttcttcttcaaaaatgttttattcgggcaattttacattttgtcatgcAATGCATGGAGGTCACATAATAATAGAGTGAATTAAATTCTACTTTCTCATGCAATCTATTAGTATCGAATCTGTTTTTACTCTGCTTCATATAGATACAATATGCGGAGAAAGATACAACGTAGCAGTCATTTTCTACCAAGGAATGCACCCTAATTGAACGAAGTAATTACACTTGTGAACCAGAACCTATCCGACATTTGCTAGAGTGAAATGCAATAAACACAGTCCAGTTTCAGCAAGACTGAAACCGCACGAATAATAATATACACTATTACATTAGGTCTCTTCTATGATACTCACATTTGCGCAATAACAACGTACAAAGAGCTAATTAGCTACAGTAAAGTGTTTTATAAACACAGCCTGAATTCTTTGAACACGATATTATATTCGACATTACAAAATCTGCAGGGACCAGTTCAAGAAAGACACACAATGCCGTTTCTTTTCAAGATTGACAGTTTATCGAAAAACAACCACGGGTCTTGAACGCTAGAAGATATCGATCTCATTAATAATTTACATACCAGGTGTTAAGACGCACGCAAAAACGTACagacaaatacaaaaatacagacacacggacacagacacacggacatagacacacacacacacacacacacacacaacacacacacacacaccaacacacacacacacacacacacacacacacacacacacagagagagagagagagagagagagagagagagaattgaattgaattgaattgaactttatttaacaaggattaagatttaaggctacgccttttcttacaatctgtccttgggacgcatagacacacaattatataattaaaaaattaaaaagttaaaaagttaaccaacaaaaggaggtcggaaaatttcagcacgtgataataaagatgacgatgatgatgatgatgatgacgatgatgattatgataatgatgatgatgaagatgaggcatgaagagcatacatatttggttattcataaaatcaaatgcatactatgcaggtaattataaatacaagctggtagcaatcgaacatgtagcaatagtacaacaaaaatatgttcagaacatacaatgcacagcatatctttgacgtaatactaagtgtggcaaatcaaaaggcgttaaactactcagacattaagtggtttttaacacatttgttaaaaactgtttaatgactgtaagtgcttaaaggatgatggagagagagagagagagagagagagag is from Littorina saxatilis isolate snail1 linkage group LG5, US_GU_Lsax_2.0, whole genome shotgun sequence and encodes:
- the LOC138966833 gene encoding beta-1,3-galactosyltransferase 5-like, which gives rise to MASSVSRNTLKISLVCLLGFTVFCLVVLEVTLNDQRLEASHQRYSASKGLQRDYPIRQWGMPSMASSASRSVLSPETQQNLSHSPASSQNVGTDLKVSVGEVFRIIAGTSVRNLIDNSSFYDAPASFFTTTPFSNAQQNQKKLTTQRVPSVESSVLLGSFLGAVPPPSIMDHCKLARQGPTATSNQTFTFKSQSLPNGTRPVSCNGCFNANFPGLIENCGVCNTGMGNRSQKVEMVIVILTTHGAVGRRQAIRDTWASVTRNNTAHIRHVFLLGRVKGERSMKSAHEEQARHGDIIMYDFMDSYSNLTLKTLTAMRWATRFCGNARFLLKADDDMWINVPNLLNIVRRENATLHTAVGGSCRLNAQPIRSKNSKWYASVKAYPQKTYPGFCSGTTYVTSLNVARHVISVSPHVPFFYLEDVYVSLCIQRLGPPFKLKGLRGFFHGWSNPCKLRAEETVTVHQVSPAKLKEIWKAQCPSVTQ